A DNA window from Vigna angularis cultivar LongXiaoDou No.4 chromosome 1, ASM1680809v1, whole genome shotgun sequence contains the following coding sequences:
- the LOC128195006 gene encoding uncharacterized protein LOC128195006 produces MTKMYEDLRKSFWWPGMKNDVARFVASCLTCQRAKTEHQRPGGLLQQLEIPEWKWDSVSMDFVTHLPRTVKNHDSIWVIVDRLTKSAHFLPVNLKMSMTNLAKLYIREIVRELGSKLQMSSAYHPQTDDQSERTIQTHEDLLRTCVLDHLGAWDEVLLLVEFTYNNSFQSSIGMAPFEALYGRKCRTPLCRAVRPKKLSPKFVGPYQILRKIGPVAYELSLPPQLSNLHPVFHVSQLRKYIADPSHILELEDVRLGQDWTLEMQPVRVEDSRTKYYRGKDVRLVKMVWNEKTGDSTWEVEDAMKDLYPHLFPRIKLSSLLKVLHHRAHYGPHSRESLFTVPALLAPFASSSDIIFNLNAACSRGSSVLLPPTKPYSNSRTKKTEFYSPAKMKMVHRMHITSPGISASSSKIKPTIQFNNEALLDLNFTPVHEPK; encoded by the exons atgactaagatgtatgaAGACCTCCGGAAATCCttctggtggcctggaatgaagaatGATGTAGCTCGTTTTGTGGCGTCATGTCTAACATGTCAACGTGCGAAAACGGAGCACCAGAGACCGGGCGGCTTACTTCAGCAGTTGGAAATTcctgaatggaagtgggacagcgtctccatggatttcgtgactcACCTACCCCGCACTGTCAAGAATCACGACTCCATCTGGGTTATAGTAGATCGATTGACTAAGAGCGCCCACTTTCTACCagtcaacttgaagatgtcgaTGACCAACCTGGCCAAGCTGTATATCAGAGAGATCGTTC GCGAATTGGGAAGCAAActgcagatgagttcagctTATCACCCTCAAACGGACGACCAATCTGAGAGGACCATCCAGACGCATGAAGACTtattgaggacgtgcgtcctagatcacttaggCGCTTGGGATGAAGTCTTGCTGCTAGTggaattcacctacaacaacagctttCAGTCTAGTATTGGAATGgcgccgtttgaagctctctacGGGAGGAAGtgccgaacgccacttt GCAGAGCCGTTCGACCAAAGAAGTTATCTCCCAAGTTCGTCGGACCTTATCAAATATTGCGGAAGATCGGACCAGTGGCGTATGAGTTGTCCTTACCTCCTCAACTATCTAACCTTCATCCAGTCTTCCACGTTTCCCAACTCCGGAAGTACATAGCTGATCCCTCTCACatactggagttggaagacgttcGTCTTGGTCAAGACTGGACGCTGGAGATGCAACCAGTCCGTGTGGAAGATAGCCGCACCAAGTACTACAGGGGAAAAGACGTTCGTTTAGTGAAAATGGTGTGGAACGAAAAGACTGGCGACTCTACATGGGAAGTGGAGGATgccatgaaggacttgtacCCTCACCTATTTCCG AGAATAAAACTTTCTAGCCTCTTGAAAGTGCTTCATCACCGTGCACACTATGGTCCACATTCACGTGAATCACTCTTCACGGTTCCAGCACTTCTAGCACCGTTTGCTTCCAGCAGTGACATCATTTTCAACCTCAACGCTGCTTGCAGCCGTGGCAGTAGCGTGCTTCTTCCACCAACCAAACCGTACAGCAACTCTCGCACAAAGAAAACAGAATTCTACTCACCAGCCAAGATGAAAATGGTTCACCGAATGCACATCACAAGTCCTGGAATCAGCGCATCCTCTTCCAAAATAAAGCCCACCATACAGTTTAATAATGAAGCACTACTGGACCTAAACTTCACTCCAGTTCATGAgccaaaatga